The sequence TTGCCGCTGTCATGCTCGCTCATCGCGATCATGGCGGTCATCTGGGCCCGCATGAGGGTGGAGATAAAGATCGCATCGAAGGGGATGCTTTTAATCCTTTTCCCCGCTTTTTGCGCCTCTTCGACCCCTACTTTACTTAAGGGGACATCGACCCATCCTGTAAAGCGATTTTTTTGGTTCCAATCTGACTTTCCGTGACGGAGTAAAATAAGTTTTGCCATATCCCCATTGTACCTTGGAGTGCTCCCTGCTGTCAATTCCCAAACAGGTGAGCCAATTGCAAAATTACTGATTAATCGATTTTTGGAAGATTTTTGCAAATTTTGCTGTTTGATGAAAACTCACATACCCTTTAAGGTAGGGTGTTTGCGCCAAACGGCAAAATTTGTGAAAAAAACCGAAAAGCGATCATCAGTAATTTTGCAATTGGCTCAGGTATATACCGCTTTTAGAACCCTGTTGAGCGCGATTAAAAACGATACCCAAACATGTTGCGACACCCAAAATAACTCCTTTCAACTTGTCTGCCATTAAGATAAATATTAAAGGGCTCTAAGCGAAATTCCCAGTGGCGGTATTTTCCAAAACGAAAGATAATTGGAATAGTGAGATCAAACCCTAAAACAGGATTTCCCCACCTTGTCCTTTTATTGACATCACCCCCAACAATTCCTTTTAAATTTAGGCCTAGGTTAAAAATGGAATTAAACTCATGGGTATATAGAATCCCAAAAGTTCCGTAAAGAACTGGTGTTAACGAAAAGCGTTTATAGCTATATGGGTAATCAGAGTACCAGTAACTATGTCTACGTCTTATCTTGCAGTAATTATTTCTAAAATCTCCAAAAACTCCTATTCCAACAATAGGCGTTAGAAAGTTCCGCATACCAAAATGATAGTTATATCCTAAATGAACCTCAGCCTCTCCAATGAATCCAAAGGGGCTTGGGTGATAACGAGCATTTTTATTGGTAACAGCCCAGGTTAACCAAGCATCAACCCCAACATGTAAAGCATCTAGTTTAGTCCGTTCGTAGCAGAGACGGACAAGATTAAAAACCACCATTCGGTTATTATAGTGATAGGAGTTGAAGGAGTTTGTTTCGTTTATTAAAGTCGGTGATGAACCAGCGTCTTCCTCTTTGGAAGCCTTTCCAGCAAAAGCTGTAGATATAGCCACCAGCATAAGAAATACCGTTCTAATAATCATTTTTTACCTTAATTCTTAACATCAAAGAAAATTACTTTAACTTAGAAAAGGCTTTTGCGTCAAACGCTAGCAATTACCAGAATTTATTTCTTCATGGGCCTTCATCCTCATCGACAATATTGCTAAGCTCTTCGTACTTTTCCTTTAACTTCAGGTAGTCATTATATTGCCCAAACTCTTCTGGCTTCTTGATCGCATCTATGAGAGTTTTACAAGCTTCTAAAACCTCATTTTTCAATTGGTATAAGGGGATTGTTATTTCCTTATGAATAATTTCTTGTTCGCCACACTCTTTACATCCTTCAATGAGCTTAATTTCACACTGACTATTCTCCTTCAATCCAACTGTAGCCAAGAAGGAACCTTCCATAAAACAAATCACGACAAAAGTTTCTTTTCCAGAGTAAAGATCTAAAATCTTTTCAATCCACCAAAGTAAAATGTCTAGCACAAAGTCGTACCACATCTCTTCAGGAAAGACATAACCGCTAACATTATAGAAAATAATACCGAAAAGATATCTTACAGATCCAGACTCTATAAGACTTTCTTCTTTTATAGAAATTTTGAATAAGCTATCTTTACTTATGTTCATTTGCCAATTGGATACGCTGTTTTAATTACTTTTTCTTCGAGATCGACCCACATTTTTATTTTCGTTCCCCTATATTCCCCTATCACTGCTACTCTACTTCCCTGAGTCTGAACTTTCTTTCCGTTTTTATATACTTGCCGGATGACTCTTTCAAGCTTATTAAGATCTATGTTCTTAGGAAAAAGGGTCTTATTAGATCCCGGAATTCTCCATCCTCCTTTAGCATGCCCAGACAGGATATGCTTTATGTTGATCTTTACTTTTCTCCAAGAAGGCAAATTAGCTGACTTTGTTGCTATTTTTTTAGCCTTACCAACATGGCTCATGGAGCTAGAAGATGCGCTGGAAAAGGACTGGGGCTTTTTAACCAGCCTCGCTGGAGGGCTATTTACTAAAAGGGGACGCTTTCCAAGAAGGAGTTGATCAACTCTTTGGGACGTTGGAGTCTTAATGACCCTCTTGGGAACCACTGATCTCCACCTGAGACCTTTAGCTACGTGGGAGCCTTTGGCTGTGCTTCCTGCTGGAATTAGAAACGGGAGGATGTGCTCACCAAAAAACTGCCCACTTTTATAGGCTGCGGAGTTTGGATCAACCTTGGGGTTAATCATGTTCACCCCTTTGGTGTAACCTTCAGAGACCTTTGAGCTAAGTAATTCAATTGACCTTTGGGTCTCTTCCTTTTGTTTTGGGCTTTGAATCATGCCATTGAGATCATTAGCAAGTAAGCTAATGAAACTCTTGCCTAAACGACCAGCTCCATGGATCATTCCTGCAATGGTATCAATTTTTGCCTGTAGGGGGTTATCGATGTTTTCATATGCAGCTTTTTTAACAAATCGATCAACCTTCGTGCATGCTTTTCTAACTTTCTCAGAAAACTCCGTCGTTCCTGTGGGACGGTGCTTCAGCTCTTCAAGAAATCCCTCAGGAGAGAAGGAGTGACCTTGCGGAAGGGGCATCAGCAGCCCGGGGGAACCATTGATCGGTTGGAAGTTACGTGTCGTGGTTGGCTGAGGCTTAGCAGCATAGTGCATTACGGCATCAGCTACGGCGCCACAGGCTGCAGTTAAGGGATCCGTAGAGGTTGAGGATTTGCTAGTCGAGGCGGAGCCTCTCGACTGATCAAGCACTTGCATGATGCGTTGGCTTTCCATTTCTTTTACTTGCTCCCAGCTGCAAGTTAAAGGCTTTGACGGAGAAGGAGGTTGATGGGTGCTATTGGGGTATTTAGGAAGAGAAGGTTTTGTATCATAGAGGGGCATTTCTATTTGACCGATCACTCCTCCACTAACATCTATCCCCTTCTCATCACACCAGTTAGCAAACTCACTGAGTTTGCGGTCCGATAACCGCCAAGCCTTGTACCAAAACCCATGCTCTTTGGGGTCCTTGATCTTTGGCATCATTTGGGCAGAAAGTCGCCCCCTTTCTACAGGGTCTAAGCCTTGGGTTTCTATGGGAGCTGTTCCTAGTTTGTTAATCTCTGTGAGGTAACTTGTGACTCGCTCTTTATTTTTAATGCGAGCCCCCTTAATCCTCCTACAGCTTTTGGAATCATTTTTTCCAGATACTTGGGGCATGTAAAGGTGAGGCTGAGGTGGAATGTTTTCTATTTTGACCCCCTGGTCTATCAACTGCTTCTGAGCATTAAAGCATTCCATCTCAAGGCTACTCTTAGAAATCTGGAAAAAGGTCCAGTCGGTTGCAACCTGTTTTGCCTCCTCTGCTGTCTTATACTTTCCAAGACTATGGGTTTTCCCTTTCTCATCGACATAGGAAAGATGGTGGTAGTGGGTGTCTCGGCGGTCAATTGGACGAGCAAGGTACCCTGATGGAGCTGTGATATGGGAAGGGGCTTTTTTATCGAGACCTGCTTGGTAGTTTTGTAATACCTTCTCATTATTTGCAATTTTTTCATGTACAAAGCTTTTTAGCCTATCTACGACCTTACTAGTTTTACTTGAGCTTATTACACGCTTGTGGTCCACACAAAGCCTTCCCTTATCATCTCTTATTTTAACCCGTAGCTCAGGCAACTGGAATTGTGGAGGCGTAGGAATATCGCTTGGATTTAATAGGTGTTCGTATCGTTTTTGTAGCTCATAGGCTCTTAGGTTCTGATTGTTTGTTTGATTAAAAAGATCTTCGAGCGCTTGGAGAGCTCCTCTAGCTTTGCTTTTGCTGGAAGAGGATATAATAGTTTTCTCAGAGTGGCCATTTTTATAGTAAACAACTTCATAGAAGCCATCTTCTTTCTTTAAACGAAATGACTGCTTATCCATTATTGGGGAGGCAACCATGAGGTGGGATTTGTCTAAAGGATTGTAAAGGTTGCCTTCAACACCCTTAATATCAGCTTCTAAGCGCACTAGGGTCACATTTTGATTATCTCTTTCCTTCTCTAGCTTCTCTAGCCTACCCTTTGCATAAACCCACTTTTGGTAGTCCGCCTCTTGCTTTTTTTTCTCTTCAGCCTTCTTGCATTCTTCTTTTAGGTTATTAAAAGTAGCCCTCGCTTCCAGCCACTCTTCTTTTTTAGCTCTTAGTTCACTAACAACCTGAGGATTTTCGACAATTCCAACACTCGATGCTTGCTCTTTTAGTTGGGCTAGTTCGCCTACCATCCGTTCTACAGCAGCCTTTTGCTGATCCTGCTTTCCCTTGCAACTAGCAAGGTGAGCCTTTGCTTTTATAAATCTTTTCTCAGCACGGCGCTTTTTTGCTTTGTCAGCTTTTTTGCTTTTCAGAACTTTTTCAAATTCCTTTTGCTTTTTATCAAATTTTTCCTGAGCCGCAACAACCGCTGATTCTTTATGATCGAGAGCTCTCTTTTCAACGGTTAACTGCTGTGTTTTTTCTGTAAGCTCTTTAATAAGAATAGGATCTACTGTCTCAATAACGGGAGGCAGGTCCTCTGCCTGATTATCCTCTTTTTTAGAAAGGACTTTTTCGATAAGCGCTCCTTGAAGGTCTACGTTTGTGACAAGTGCTCTCACCAGCCTTGTGACCCACATATCATCAACACCTTCTTGAGGAACGATCTCCTTTCCGAACTCCGCAACTAGCCCTCCCGCAAACGATTCGATAAACTGATTAATATCGCGCGTAGCCGCTCCTTTAACGAAGGAAGAGCCAATATTGATCAAAAAACCCATATCTCGCTCCACTCCTTTGGAGGTTGCTACAAGAGCCATTAGATCCACTCCGAGCGCAACACCCATCTGAGTCAGGTTCCCTCCCATGAGGCGAGCAAGACCAGAATTCGCTACAAGCTTTAGCCCTTGAATTGACTGGGACTTGCTTAAAGGATCAAAATAGAGACCTGCCGAATGAATCAATGATCTAGAAAGTTGCATCATTGCGGGCATCGGGTTGCCTGTAACAGCTGAGACACCACCAGATACAACCAGCTGAGAAACCTCTTCTTTTAAAGAGCTCTGGAGGCGCTTCAAAATCCATTTATCTTGCGTCCTTTGTTCCCCCGCTAATCGCTGTCCTATTACGTAATCTTC comes from Candidatus Neptunochlamydia vexilliferae and encodes:
- a CDS encoding EndoU domain-containing protein, with the protein product MSTICVTRQKSSWGRIEERYNHLLRQQIHIRIQVNLIEIEYLRERVSIEICSSRAFQEGKTAESIGLEILGKNALVSKTSSGLLDRFQLFHLGYGDEAQLYVDVWGKKERFKEQLKELLSDSTLQSRFIEALRKEGRMLREGANLDSWSSSYSGYFPEIICKLIFSKCSDEVRAVYSDLLAIAWLEKDTHLLGVYRQETSKFSSAFSPFTNMESLLFSAQDRLKISEGYLKELEKEVFDLVCHSKAFELGEQKDGELFRKTFQAFFKKARGSKALVQEAADALGWRLGGYKDVCYEYTYHVEINEDTVVLTGRGPTTDLIERLTKLIDGQRGFKRRFFELLSTKGRCFPKKIELESLFPTLKKIYTKLFLIEWLKGDVRAIQQKPVVEEGKLYPLFKLEGKAYVALPTRPDGDCALHALLGEQIGGEYCYNGDPRRDFIKNLKEKKEAIKEELRQILVNYLSSEDPSAKMLFAAAKGHELKQEYLELGVRFQKELHKLKMAEADLWLKEIESIRGKLLKAAAESDRYKGKSDHQILKMVKENKTYLLDLIDPEKEVFLSLLEKGKQTLIFNAMYHQDKLLNNRSKAEETFVLDKVYQHYLTVVQSSDFYLNTQEVELAALLFGKKTQVITSTGNIAMSMVNQHLSKDPIIIYHEGCHFSRCQPCSEDLLTERIAKIEDYEDYVIGQRLAGEQRTQDKWILKRLQSSLKEEVSQLVVSGGVSAVTGNPMPAMMQLSRSLIHSAGLYFDPLSKSQSIQGLKLVANSGLARLMGGNLTQMGVALGVDLMALVATSKGVERDMGFLINIGSSFVKGAATRDINQFIESFAGGLVAEFGKEIVPQEGVDDMWVTRLVRALVTNVDLQGALIEKVLSKKEDNQAEDLPPVIETVDPILIKELTEKTQQLTVEKRALDHKESAVVAAQEKFDKKQKEFEKVLKSKKADKAKKRRAEKRFIKAKAHLASCKGKQDQQKAAVERMVGELAQLKEQASSVGIVENPQVVSELRAKKEEWLEARATFNNLKEECKKAEEKKKQEADYQKWVYAKGRLEKLEKERDNQNVTLVRLEADIKGVEGNLYNPLDKSHLMVASPIMDKQSFRLKKEDGFYEVVYYKNGHSEKTIISSSSKSKARGALQALEDLFNQTNNQNLRAYELQKRYEHLLNPSDIPTPPQFQLPELRVKIRDDKGRLCVDHKRVISSSKTSKVVDRLKSFVHEKIANNEKVLQNYQAGLDKKAPSHITAPSGYLARPIDRRDTHYHHLSYVDEKGKTHSLGKYKTAEEAKQVATDWTFFQISKSSLEMECFNAQKQLIDQGVKIENIPPQPHLYMPQVSGKNDSKSCRRIKGARIKNKERVTSYLTEINKLGTAPIETQGLDPVERGRLSAQMMPKIKDPKEHGFWYKAWRLSDRKLSEFANWCDEKGIDVSGGVIGQIEMPLYDTKPSLPKYPNSTHQPPSPSKPLTCSWEQVKEMESQRIMQVLDQSRGSASTSKSSTSTDPLTAACGAVADAVMHYAAKPQPTTTRNFQPINGSPGLLMPLPQGHSFSPEGFLEELKHRPTGTTEFSEKVRKACTKVDRFVKKAAYENIDNPLQAKIDTIAGMIHGAGRLGKSFISLLANDLNGMIQSPKQKEETQRSIELLSSKVSEGYTKGVNMINPKVDPNSAAYKSGQFFGEHILPFLIPAGSTAKGSHVAKGLRWRSVVPKRVIKTPTSQRVDQLLLGKRPLLVNSPPARLVKKPQSFSSASSSSMSHVGKAKKIATKSANLPSWRKVKINIKHILSGHAKGGWRIPGSNKTLFPKNIDLNKLERVIRQVYKNGKKVQTQGSRVAVIGEYRGTKIKMWVDLEEKVIKTAYPIGK